From Candidatus Woesearchaeota archaeon, one genomic window encodes:
- a CDS encoding alpha/beta hydrolase has protein sequence MKFSEVEIIVGVILAIIVVAFLVNFFWINPSHKGFCGDGICSEDEKNSCELDCNWCGDGYCQENEDCSSCSGDCGNCKSKAYCGDGLCNPGECKTACSKDCKISDCVDGFCDSRIGENCKTSPTDCSCPKGQICSLSGQCSGGYCGNGICENNEDCSCSDCPCESSKKCNPNNGRALDSNGCATYCGNGICEKEYNESKSTCSLDCGSEAFKEHAVDPNTNYPIIFVHGHSVSKEEVSTFSINAFKDFQSKLDSENLYIDKAVILPNSEISAFDKGEWGRLVEPISVRTTYYIGNLDSSGTFIRADESERSINEYGQRLGQVVDIVLHHTGKNKAIIIAHSMGGLVSRAYIKSYGGQSKVDKLIEIGSPNHGIYGWLISGLCDNVHPGQECKDMQHNSSFLDNLNANDETPGSIKYMTLAGDCCSTNGERWDETIRVNSVRLEGAQNIIIEGNEVPGIFDTFHGTLISPSKVPEVYTHVKEFIK, from the coding sequence ATGAAATTCTCCGAAGTGGAAATTATCGTTGGAGTCATCCTCGCAATTATTGTTGTAGCATTTTTAGTTAATTTTTTTTGGATAAATCCGTCACATAAAGGTTTTTGTGGCGACGGCATATGTTCTGAAGATGAAAAAAATTCTTGCGAATTAGACTGTAATTGGTGTGGCGATGGCTATTGTCAAGAAAATGAAGATTGTTCTTCATGTTCAGGAGATTGCGGCAATTGTAAATCAAAAGCATATTGCGGCGATGGTCTATGCAACCCCGGTGAGTGTAAGACTGCCTGTTCGAAGGATTGCAAAATTAGTGATTGTGTAGACGGGTTTTGTGATTCAAGAATTGGTGAAAATTGTAAAACCTCGCCAACAGATTGTTCATGCCCAAAAGGACAAATTTGCAGTTTAAGTGGGCAATGCAGTGGAGGATATTGCGGTAATGGTATATGCGAAAATAATGAAGATTGCTCTTGTTCTGATTGCCCATGTGAATCTTCTAAGAAATGTAACCCAAACAATGGAAGAGCTTTAGATAGTAATGGTTGTGCAACTTATTGTGGTAATGGAATATGTGAAAAGGAATATAATGAGTCTAAATCGACTTGTTCATTAGATTGTGGATCAGAAGCATTTAAAGAACATGCTGTAGATCCAAATACCAATTATCCAATAATCTTTGTACATGGGCATAGCGTTTCAAAAGAAGAAGTATCTACGTTCTCTATTAATGCATTTAAAGATTTCCAAAGTAAATTGGACTCTGAAAACTTATATATAGATAAAGCAGTAATTTTACCTAATAGCGAAATCTCGGCCTTCGATAAAGGAGAATGGGGGAGATTAGTAGAACCAATATCAGTCAGGACTACTTATTACATTGGAAACTTAGACTCCTCTGGAACTTTTATAAGGGCTGATGAATCTGAAAGATCAATAAATGAGTATGGTCAAAGATTAGGTCAGGTTGTTGATATTGTTCTGCATCATACAGGTAAGAATAAAGCGATTATAATTGCTCATTCCATGGGAGGTCTAGTTTCTCGTGCATATATAAAGAGTTATGGTGGTCAAAGTAAAGTTGATAAACTCATAGAAATAGGGAGCCCAAACCATGGAATCTATGGGTGGTTAATCAGTGGTTTGTGTGACAATGTACATCCTGGGCAAGAATGTAAAGATATGCAGCATAATAGTTCATTTTTGGATAATTTAAATGCAAATGACGAAACCCCTGGGAGTATAAAATATATGACTCTTGCAGGTGATTGTTGTTCTACTAATGGAGAGAGGTGGGATGAAACAATTAGAGTTAATAGCGTAAGACTTGAAGGAGCTCAGAATATTATTATAGAGGGCAATGAAGTTCCTGGTATTTTTGACACTTTTCACGGGACACTGATATCTCCTTCAAAGGTACCGGAGGTTTATACTCATGTTAAAGAATTTATCAAATAA
- a CDS encoding glycosyltransferase, translated as MKASIIVVTYNEERTIADCLNSLVNLNYNKKDYEILVIDGNSADKTKEIVKDFIERHENKIKIRLINNPKRFIASSRNAGVRNAAYDLVAFTDADCTVPKDWLKILVDGYEKLKGKNIAAVGGANIPPENAPNFMAAAGIAFDSFLGSLGSAQAKTFSKITFVPSLPCCNVLHSKKLLLEVGGFDEALRNMCEDYDVNFKLRKRGYKIAVLPNSFVWHKLRSTPMKFLKNMYDYGKGRIFLMKRLKEFKLIYLLPISFIAVMLASLFGFLNGLFLIPLLYFPLIFLYSFYLCLKKGRINLTFHVFLAFVLEHFGYAAGEVAGLLKL; from the coding sequence TTGAAAGCAAGCATAATTGTTGTAACATACAATGAGGAAAGAACTATCGCAGACTGCCTGAATTCTCTTGTTAATCTTAATTATAATAAAAAAGATTATGAAATTTTAGTTATTGATGGAAATTCGGCTGATAAAACAAAGGAGATTGTTAAGGATTTTATCGAAAGGCATGAAAATAAAATAAAAATCAGATTGATAAATAATCCAAAAAGGTTTATTGCTTCATCCAGAAATGCTGGTGTGAGAAATGCGGCTTATGATCTTGTTGCGTTTACAGATGCAGACTGCACTGTTCCAAAAGATTGGCTTAAAATTCTAGTTGATGGTTATGAAAAGCTGAAAGGAAAAAATATTGCTGCTGTTGGCGGAGCAAATATTCCGCCTGAAAATGCGCCGAACTTCATGGCTGCTGCTGGAATTGCCTTTGATTCTTTTTTAGGGTCTTTGGGAAGCGCACAGGCAAAAACATTCAGCAAAATAACTTTTGTCCCGAGCCTGCCCTGCTGCAATGTGCTGCACAGCAAAAAACTATTGCTAGAAGTTGGCGGCTTTGATGAAGCATTGAGGAATATGTGCGAAGACTATGATGTTAATTTTAAATTAAGAAAAAGAGGGTATAAGATCGCTGTATTGCCGAACAGCTTTGTATGGCACAAGCTGAGAAGCACGCCTATGAAATTTTTGAAGAACATGTATGATTATGGAAAGGGCAGGATCTTTTTGATGAAAAGGCTGAAAGAATTCAAGCTCATTTATTTGCTGCCGATAAGTTTTATTGCTGTAATGCTCGCAAGTCTTTTTGGGTTTTTAAATGGATTATTTTTAATTCCTTTGCTTTATTTCCCGCTTATTTTTTTGTACAGCTTTTATCTTTGCCTTAAAAAAGGCAGAATTAACCTGACCTTTCATGTTTTTTTGGCGTTTGTTCTAGAGCATTTTGGATATGCTGCCGGAGAGGTTGCTGGGCTGTTAAAGCTGTGA
- a CDS encoding DUF2304 family protein has product MEIVQILIILFGLFAFSRVILRFKDKEITMKEFLFWGVLWLVIIFFGFMPDITKIFAGLLGIGRGTDVAIYISIILLFYLIFRIYVKTENIEQEVTKIVREITLKKKK; this is encoded by the coding sequence ATGGAAATTGTGCAAATTTTAATTATACTTTTTGGATTGTTTGCATTCAGCAGGGTCATATTGAGGTTTAAGGACAAAGAAATAACTATGAAGGAATTTCTGTTTTGGGGTGTTTTATGGCTCGTGATCATTTTCTTCGGCTTTATGCCCGATATAACAAAGATCTTTGCAGGGCTATTGGGGATAGGAAGGGGCACAGATGTTGCAATTTATATAAGCATAATACTGCTGTTTTACCTGATTTTCAGAATTTATGTGAAAACAGAGAACATTGAGCAGGAAGTTACAAAGATTGTAAGGGAGATTACTTTAAAGAAGAAAAAATAA
- the thpR gene encoding RNA 2',3'-cyclic phosphodiesterase — MRLFIALELEELKDYFKAIQSKLVSDNAKITLTKKYHLTLKFLGEIDEKNADSIKSSLRSVKFTAFSTKLDKIGVFPNENYIRVVWVGLKPDDKILELQQKIDEALAPIFKKEKDFIAHITLCRVKFVKDKKALMDLISKIKIEPKEITIKNFKLVKSTLTGEGPVYEDLEVF, encoded by the coding sequence ATGAGATTGTTCATAGCGCTTGAGCTTGAAGAATTAAAGGATTATTTCAAAGCAATACAGAGTAAACTCGTAAGCGATAATGCAAAGATCACCTTGACCAAAAAGTATCACCTGACTTTGAAGTTTCTCGGCGAGATTGATGAAAAAAATGCTGATTCTATAAAAAGTTCATTGAGAAGTGTGAAATTTACTGCTTTTTCAACAAAACTTGATAAAATCGGAGTTTTTCCTAATGAAAACTATATAAGGGTTGTCTGGGTCGGGCTTAAGCCAGATGATAAGATTCTGGAACTGCAGCAGAAGATTGACGAAGCTTTAGCTCCTATTTTCAAAAAAGAAAAAGATTTTATAGCCCATATTACGCTTTGCAGGGTTAAGTTTGTCAAGGATAAAAAGGCGCTTATGGATCTGATCAGCAAGATAAAGATTGAGCCGAAGGAAATTACAATCAAAAATTTCAAACTGGTAAAAAGCACGTTAACAGGAGAAGGACCGGTTTATGAGGATTTGGAAGTTTTTTAG
- a CDS encoding glycosyltransferase family 39 protein, whose translation MNKNKDYLIYAVLIVLSVIGSLIYFNQPLADSDHYFDTTRFMQGKDAVIDSPWASRMLVPLIAAALEPIFGMSITYSLLSILFYCLSSILAYVFFKDFFKNKHIGFISAIIFATSLPLIAWGGRPLIETAGFFFLFLGIAVIEWCLKKGRVIDYAVIGIVMALAILAKDHNYILPVYFILSILFKDGFSFVKKANNENRTNPQIKVWDFCRAIFGIENCRTKVRGIKPTIFNKILKILAAFFISILPAYLWRKLLSLHIASKYPNYINFFLQYQFNFSTILWMFGFRTFITFHILWIPFVFGLFSDKDKERRGFYLKNFVIEFTAIIFIFVVVGLFSPRYAFMLFPFVIPLAAYGLYDGSRKLAKKLKLKNFYLIIVAFLIIYALLSYFGASLYPEDASILKEDLLQMVFKRFNQVYGWLF comes from the coding sequence ATGAACAAAAACAAAGATTATCTGATTTATGCTGTTTTGATTGTTTTGAGTGTTATCGGGTCTTTAATATATTTCAACCAGCCATTGGCTGATTCTGACCATTATTTTGACACGACAAGATTCATGCAGGGCAAAGATGCTGTGATTGATTCGCCATGGGCATCAAGGATGCTTGTCCCTTTGATTGCTGCTGCTCTCGAGCCGATCTTTGGGATGTCCATAACTTATTCTTTGCTGAGCATCTTATTCTATTGCTTAAGCTCAATTCTTGCTTATGTTTTTTTCAAGGATTTTTTCAAGAATAAACATATAGGATTCATCTCTGCAATAATCTTTGCAACCTCTTTGCCGCTGATTGCATGGGGCGGAAGGCCTTTGATTGAAACAGCTGGGTTTTTCTTTTTGTTTTTGGGGATTGCTGTGATAGAATGGTGCTTGAAAAAAGGCAGAGTTATTGATTATGCTGTGATTGGGATTGTTATGGCTCTGGCGATATTGGCAAAGGACCATAACTATATTCTTCCGGTTTATTTTATTTTAAGCATTTTATTTAAAGATGGCTTTTCTTTTGTTAAAAAAGCAAATAACGAAAATCGCACTAATCCGCAGATTAAAGTCTGGGATTTTTGTCGTGCGATTTTCGGAATTGAAAATTGTCGGACTAAAGTCCGAGGTATTAAACCGACAATTTTCAATAAAATCCTGAAAATACTTGCTGCATTTTTTATTTCCATTCTCCCGGCTTATTTGTGGAGAAAATTATTGAGCCTCCATATAGCAAGCAAATACCCGAATTACATCAATTTTTTTCTCCAGTACCAGTTTAATTTTAGCACGATATTGTGGATGTTTGGGTTCAGGACATTCATCACATTCCATATTTTGTGGATTCCTTTTGTTTTTGGATTGTTCAGTGACAAGGATAAAGAAAGAAGAGGTTTTTACCTTAAAAATTTCGTGATTGAATTTACAGCAATAATCTTCATTTTTGTTGTTGTCGGCCTGTTTTCCCCAAGATACGCCTTTATGCTGTTTCCTTTTGTTATTCCATTAGCAGCTTACGGCCTTTATGACGGAAGCAGAAAGCTTGCGAAAAAATTAAAACTGAAAAACTTTTATTTGATAATCGTGGCGTTCTTGATCATATATGCGCTGCTCTCTTATTTCGGGGCTTCGCTTTATCCTGAGGATGCGTCTATTTTGAAGGAAGATTTGCTGCAGATGGTCTTTAAAAGATTCAACCAAGTTTATGGGTGGCTGTTTTGA
- a CDS encoding glycosyltransferase family 2 protein, which yields MAKKIAIFIPTYNAAKTLPILIDRIPEKLKKEVKEIFVVDDASQDNTYFIGVGYKKEKNLSNLKIFKNEKNKGYGGNQKYAYQYAIDRGFDIVVMLHGDAQYAPEKIPLLLEPLEKGKADMVFGSRMKGNPLKGGMPLMKFIGNKVLTWIENKVLGLNLSEYHSGFRLYSCAALKKIPFRLCADDFHFDTDILIQFKVANLRIAERPIPTYYGDEKSHVKIFSYGFNILKSLYGYLLHKYGIKTVKKFDIKPAR from the coding sequence ATGGCGAAGAAGATTGCAATTTTCATTCCAACATATAATGCTGCAAAAACGCTGCCAATTTTAATAGACCGGATTCCTGAAAAATTAAAAAAAGAGGTCAAGGAAATATTTGTTGTTGATGATGCAAGCCAGGACAACACATATTTTATAGGGGTTGGCTATAAAAAAGAAAAAAATCTGTCCAATCTGAAAATTTTTAAGAATGAAAAAAACAAGGGCTATGGCGGGAATCAGAAATATGCATATCAGTATGCAATAGACAGAGGTTTTGATATTGTTGTAATGCTGCACGGAGATGCGCAGTATGCTCCTGAAAAGATTCCCTTATTGCTGGAGCCGCTGGAGAAAGGCAAAGCAGATATGGTTTTCGGCTCAAGGATGAAAGGCAATCCTCTGAAAGGCGGAATGCCTTTGATGAAGTTCATCGGAAATAAAGTTCTGACATGGATCGAAAACAAGGTTCTTGGCTTGAATCTATCGGAGTATCATTCCGGGTTCAGGCTTTACAGCTGCGCAGCGCTTAAAAAGATTCCATTCCGTCTCTGCGCAGATGATTTTCATTTTGATACTGATATCTTGATCCAGTTTAAGGTAGCAAACCTAAGGATTGCTGAAAGGCCAATTCCAACCTATTACGGCGATGAGAAGAGCCATGTGAAGATTTTCAGCTATGGCTTCAATATCCTGAAATCACTTTACGGCTATCTGCTGCACAAATACGGAATTAAAACAGTCAAAAAATTTGATATAAAGCCAGCAAGATGA